Genomic window (Nitrospirales bacterium LBB_01):
TAAGACTAAGAAGTTCTACGCCGATTTTCTCTTCCTTGACATTTTTCTTGCCAAACTCCAGCACAGATACGGCGATATGCTTAGCTCAATCATTGCATATCTGATTTCCATAGATTTACCGGATAGAGATATGTATAGTTATGATTTTGTCAATGCTGACGCCATCAATGAGGTGTTTACCGTCTATTTGCCCCTTGCGTACAATAACACTCAAAATCACGCAATGATTCTAAACGTACTAAACAACACAATTGAAAAAGTCAGAGAGTTCTCTACCGGCGAAAACGTCTCTAAAGCTTATGACATCATGCGCTCTATGGATTTTAAAAGTAACTGATTATGACTGCTCCTAAAGTGCTCTTACCCGTAGGAGAGACCGAACTACAGGCCACAAGCGGGAGGCTTTTACACATTGCCAAATCTCTTGCCCTTGAGGGTATATCGGTTGATGTTATCACCTACAGCGAGTCTGTGGCAGAGTTTTCTAACGGACTTTTTAAGGAAATGAAGAATGTAAGAACTGTTCGCATTGAGTCTGAACCGACACACTATCACCATGTGACATCGCTGGTTAATACCTTTATCAAGTTAACATACGATATTTACCTTCCTGAGACCGATCTGAAATTTTATAAGCTTACAGCTTTTGATGATTTCAGGGGTCATATCGCTAACTTCACATACCCTGAGACAGATTTCTCCACTTACGACGCCGTCATTTTCCCTATTCCCTCAAACGAGATTCCGCCACTTCCCGACGCTGACATATTCTACTCCACTATATGCTTTTACGCTAAGGAAAATAAAGTCCCCCTTGTCGGTATCCAACTATATCCTGTGGTTCAAACCCCTCCCATATACTATTCTGCACTGGACTATATAATTTTAAAGCACGACTGGGAGAAAGAGATGCTCAAAGAGTTTGCCTTTGACCTAAACAAGGCATTTGTGGTTACCTACGGTCATGAGGGGTATTTTTTCAGCACTATTGAGGATAAATATCTTGACACTTTGCTTAATCCCGGCATTCATATTCCCAAACAGGAGCTATCCATCATGCTTATCAATCATCCCAGGCTAAGATTCTGTGTCTCGGAGGCTCTGGATGTCCTCAATGAGCTTGATATGCCTAAAACCGTATTTTTTCTTAAACGAAAATTTGTCATTAGAGAGCTTACCGAGGATGACATTATAAACGACTACTTTATGCCAAAAATAAAGAAGCTAAAGGGTAGGGCTTTCTTAATGGAGCCGGACTCTAAAGGCTCTTTGCTTTTGCTTTCAGATGTTATAATATCCCCTGCGTACCTGACCACACTGGGATTTGCCGCTGGGTATGGAAAGTTGGCCGTAGTGTATAATCCACTTCTTGATAAGAAACTTGCCGATCGCAATGCCACATTTATAGAGAATAAGGAACAACTAAAGAGCGCTATTTTAAAGTTTTATGAGCAGAAAAAGGCTTTAATATCCATTGCTGACATCATAAGGACAGTGATCAATGAGTAGGCTGTTGACAAGTTTAATTTTTTTGTTAAAAAAAGACTAAAGTTTTAATTAATGCTACCGATAAGGAAAGTGAAAGCTGTGAGGCTTTAATCGTAAATACTTAGGAAGGGGTTATTAAGGGGGTGTGTGATAGAGGGGTGGCAAAGAGGGATTTCAACAAAAGTACCGGAGAAGATGGAAGCGGATAATAAGATAATAGCTGGATGCTGTTATGTTAGACATAAAGGGATTAAATTTACAGGGAGGTAGGCTATGGTATTAGTGGTAGATACGATGATAACATATGTGAATGCACAGCGTGGTTTAGATATGGCACGGGCTGACTCAAGAGAGGAGGTTTAGGACATGGATATTAACTTAGGGCCTCTTAGTACGTATTCTCAGAGCTGGGCAAAAAAGTCACAACAGACTGATAGTAGCGTAAGTGGACAGGATCCGCGTAACGGGCAGCAAAGTGCTGGTGACGGCAAGCCAAATAATGTCTCAGAAAAAACACAGACAGAAAAACCAGCTGAGGCAAACGAGAGTAAGGCGGTTTTTGCCGTTGATGAAAATAAAAATGTTGTTATCAGGATTTTAGATTCTGGTGGTAAAGTCGTTAAGCAAATACCTGCTGAGGATTATGTAAAGATGGCGCAGCAA
Coding sequences:
- a CDS encoding flagellar protein FlaG, which gives rise to MDINLGPLSTYSQSWAKKSQQTDSSVSGQDPRNGQQSAGDGKPNNVSEKTQTEKPAEANESKAVFAVDENKNVVIRILDSGGKVVKQIPAEDYVKMAQQLEQSAKSLFHKET